A window of Glycine soja cultivar W05 chromosome 2, ASM419377v2, whole genome shotgun sequence genomic DNA:
ACCACAAAAATCACACTCCTTAATTATCCCGTCAATTCCTCCCTTTGAGAAGAAAAGAGAGGCCAAATGGAGTTTAAGGGATCCGTTTTTATTAAGCTTCTGCTGCTGCTACACTTCTTCTCGGTTCTATGTGCTTCTCAGGACTTTGATTTCTTCTACTTTGTTCAGCAGGTAATATATAATTTCAGTGAAAGATTTGTGCTATAAGgaatttcttaatcaaatcaatatttgaaatttttactttttgcaGTGGCCAGGATCATATTGTGACACACAGAAGagttgttgctaccccacaaaaGGGAAGCCTGCTGCAGATTTTGGCATTCATGGTCTGTGGCCTAATTACAATGATGGCAAATACCCATCTAACTGTGATCCTAACAACCCTTTCGATCCATCTGGGGTACTTCATTCTGCACCtattgaatttttcattttatcttgtGTAGCCTCCAAAACTGTCCTTTTATTAACCTTGTAATTCTCATATCTCAACTTCTTCATTTACAAATCAAACGATTGATAATGAATCCTGTCCATAATTTGTTAATGTGCATATAATAAAGGGTAAAATGTGTTTTAGTCCATGTAATTTTGGTAAAAATTAGTATTAGTTCCTGTACTTTGACTTCAACCATTTTGGTTACTAAACTTTATAAAAGCAATAATTTTTGTCCCTCATCTCCAATGGTTTTTACcgtgataaatgataaaaaccactatttttttgtaaattcagaaataattttttatcagttAAAGTTCgaaggctaaaatcaaatttcagtTTAACTGAAAGACGGAAAACATTTTACCctacaataaattttgaatcaAAAGGACTTATGGCCCCATAATCATTGTAtgcaatttaaaattcataaagtttGTTTGGTTATTATCCCCTCACAAgacaaaagctttctgaagttcaactttttttaaatgtcaTTTTTATATTCAGGAACAGAAAGGTGATGTCCATCCCTCGCTAGAAAACTTGGTCTATTTTTGCTATGGTGGAACCCACCCAATAACAAAGAGTATATTAAGAACATTGTGTATTGTTAGAATTCTCAAGTATTTGTATGCGTCTTAATGGAAACTTCTTTCAAGTTTATTGTAAAGTTCAAATTAGATGGTCATGCCATAACCGCTACGTAGAGAAaagcttaaataaaaaaatacttctaaACCTCAaatcataatctcaatatattttaattctgaaaAGTATTTTTTCTCTATGATGATTAATTTTGCCACTAATTTGTCTTTATATATAATGACAGATTTCTGATCTCACTAGTAGTTTAGAAAGTAATTGGCCCACACTGGCATGCCCAAGTGGGGATGGGATAGAATTCTGGACCCATGAATGGGACAAACATGGCACTTGTTCAGAGTCAGTCCTTAAGCAACACGATTATTTTGAAGCAGCTCTCAACCTTAAACAAAAAGCCAACCtcctccaagctcttacaagTGCAGGTACATGTTAAAACTTTGTTAATCCAATGAATAAACAATATATGCATTGATATTATCGAGTCTGtgaattaattaatgtgtgtttatttttacttaactaatgatatataaattgaGTCTTGAATATGTGAGTTTAAATTCTAGTATGCAGgtccattaaatatttaaaagaaaaattttacctCCTATAACAATCTTAtttgattgaaataaaattgactTCAATGTGTGAtctagataaaaaattatatccaGTATAAATGCTTATTATATAGTAATTGAATTATAATGTATGTCTATTAAACTCTAAGcattttagagtttaatttatatatataatttaaaaaaattacacatacaATCAGAATTTACTTTATTGCTAGGtcatactaataaataaaaaaatgtgataaagTGATCAAACCTTACTATACTATACTTATGTATAACTAAATTAAACTCATATTAAC
This region includes:
- the LOC114386550 gene encoding ribonuclease 1-like, which gives rise to MEFKGSVFIKLLLLLHFFSVLCASQDFDFFYFVQQWPGSYCDTQKSCCYPTKGKPAADFGIHGLWPNYNDGKYPSNCDPNNPFDPSGISDLTSSLESNWPTLACPSGDGIEFWTHEWDKHGTCSESVLKQHDYFEAALNLKQKANLLQALTSAGIQADGQSYSLSEIKGAIEGAIGFTPFIECNVDSSGNSQLYQVYLCVNTSGSDFIECPVFPRGKCGSDIEFPSF